Within the Herbaspirillum sp. RTI4 genome, the region AGGGAGGCAAAGACAACAAGGGCGATGAATCCTCCTTCTTTGTCATCGAAGCCGATGAGTACGACACCGCTTTTTTCGACAAACGCAGCAAATTCGTCCATTACCGGGCCCGCACCGCGATTCTCAACAATCTCGAATACGATCATGCCGACATCTTCCCCGATCTGGCCGCGATAGAAACGCAATTCCACCACCTGGTGCGCACCGTCCCCGGTATCGGCCGACTGGTCGTCAATGGCGGCGAAGCGGCTTTGCAGCGCGTCACGGCGCGCGGCTGCTGGAGCGAGCTGGAATGGTTCGGTGCCGATGGCGGCGCAGGTCACGGTGCAAATCGCCCGGTCTGGGCGCTGGAGACGCAAGAGGACGGCAGTTTCAGCGTCTTGTTCGGCGGCATCGTGCAGGGCGTGGTGGAATGGGACTTGAGCGGCGAACACAACCGCCTCAATGCCGTCGCCGCCATCGCTGCCGCACGTCACGTCGGCGTACCGGCGGCGCAGGCGATCCGCTCGCTGGCCGGTTTTGCCAACGTCAAACGACGCATGGAGCTGCGCGGCAATGCCGGCGGCGTCAAGGTCTACGACGATTTCGCCCATCACCCGACCGCGATCACCACCACTATCGCCGGCCTGCGCAAGCAAATCGGCGCGGCGCGCATTCTGGCCGTGCTGGAGCCGCGCTCGAACACCATGAAGCTGGGCACGATGAAAGACGCGCTGCCGGGCAGTCTGGCGCAGGCCGATCTGGTCTTCGGCTACGGTAGTCAGGATTCGCTGGGTTGGGATCTGGGCGCGGCGCTCGCTCCGCTGGGCGACAAGGCCCATGCTTACGACGACATGGCCGTACTGGTCGGCGCGATTGCCGCCGCCGCCCGTCCCGGCGATACCGTCCTGGTCATGAGCAATGGCGGTTTCGGGGGCGTGCATCAGAAAATCCTGGACGCGCTGGCCTTGGTCATTCCCACGACCCTGCTAGCCGGGTCGCCATGATCCTGTATCTGCACGGTTTCCGTTCCTCGCCGCAATCGTTCAAAGCCCGATGGATGGGGCAGCGTTTGCAAGAACTGGGGCGCGCCGATGAATACCGTTGCCCGCAGTTACCTGCTTCGCCAAAGCAGGCCATTGCGCTGGCGCTGGGCATTGCAGAAACATTTTTGCAAACGCATCCGGTAGCGCAACTGAGT harbors:
- the mpl gene encoding UDP-N-acetylmuramate:L-alanyl-gamma-D-glutamyl-meso-diaminopimelate ligase codes for the protein MHIHILGICGTFMGGLAVLAKQAGHRVTGCDANVYPPMSTQLQEQGIELIQGFDPQQIALQPDVFVIGNVISRGNALMEEILNRGLPYISGPQWMGEHILRDKWVLAVAGTHGKTTTSAMLAWILEDAGYAPGFLIGGVPLNFGISARLGGVGAKGGKDNKGDESSFFVIEADEYDTAFFDKRSKFVHYRARTAILNNLEYDHADIFPDLAAIETQFHHLVRTVPGIGRLVVNGGEAALQRVTARGCWSELEWFGADGGAGHGANRPVWALETQEDGSFSVLFGGIVQGVVEWDLSGEHNRLNAVAAIAAARHVGVPAAQAIRSLAGFANVKRRMELRGNAGGVKVYDDFAHHPTAITTTIAGLRKQIGAARILAVLEPRSNTMKLGTMKDALPGSLAQADLVFGYGSQDSLGWDLGAALAPLGDKAHAYDDMAVLVGAIAAAARPGDTVLVMSNGGFGGVHQKILDALALVIPTTLLAGSP